The genomic region ggaaaatttctctttaaaaatTTAGTATGGTTAAAGCCCTTTCACTCATTGTCTAACTTCATGTTTGGAATGAGATGGTCATTAGAAAGATTTCTGCTGTGGGTGTCGGAGTAATTACTTCTATGTGAGCTGCTCACCACAACTAAAAGTTATTTGCATATAACATTCTTCACTTTATTCTCTCCTAaggaaaatttctctttaaaaatTTAGTATGGTTAAAGCTCTTTCACTCGTTGTCTAACTTCATGTTTGGAATGAGATGGTCATTAGAAAGATTTCTGTTGTGGGTGTGAGAGTAATTACTTCTATGTGAGCTGCTCACCACAACTAAAAGTTGATGTTCGTGATTCCTGTAAAGTTAAATATGGCTTCCAGTTTTTAGTTTGGATAAACTCATGTTGCAAAACTTTGAGGTGTAAAATGGGTGCTTACCTCATTGGAAGGTGGAGGAAGTTACGGGGATAAGTTAATATCAAATAGCATCAAATATAAGAACTACTAGCGCTGTTACTTTTTACATTAAGAATTTATTGATTTGTTCTTTCCTTCTGCTCCTTAATTTGATACTGAAATTCTCTTTTTCTTCAGGGATTCCTAGAATTGATAAGCTAGAGATTGAAGGGAGGGGCTTTCATACCAATTTATATGCTGTACGTGGCACTTATTTTGGAGgaaaagaaggaaaaagtaaaATTCAGTGGCTTAGATCAATGGTTGGTAGTCCTGATCTTATCTCCATACCAGGTATGCAAAAGCCATGGGTCTGCTAAGGATTTTAGATATTGACATAACTGTTTGACTGAAATTCCAATCTTTGGATGCACTTATATACTTTTTCCCTTGTTTCTGGTCAAAAGTTGAGAATCTAGTTTCTTAGTTCCTTTTACATATTGTTCTAAAGATTGACTGATCAGGTTAAAGTGCCCGAATCACAGTTCAAAGAGTTACCGCTTACTTAGTTTTGTAGGAAGCTgcagagttgagaaataaaggaTAAATCTACTGCCTGCAATGCTCTGCAGCTTTAAGATTCCTTTATTGAGATACCAAAATTATTTTATGAGATTATGAGGAATATGATTTATTAACTGAAAACTTTAAAGCATAATGTCCAGGTTCCAATCTTCTGACATATTGGTTATGAAAGATTGACTGATCAGGTTACAATGACCGATGGGTACCCTGATTGTGATTCAAAGAGGTAGCTTTGGCTTTGTCTTCTAGGGAGTTATAGAAGAGGGGGAAAAAACGAATATACTGCCTGGCTATGTGCTGAATGCTTTAAGATTCTTAAGATATTAAATTTCTCTTAGGGTACCCTTATTGTGATTCAAAGAGGTAGCTTTGGCTCTGTCTTCTAGGGAGTTAATAGAGGGGGGGGGGGTTATGTGCTGAATGCTTTAAGATTCTTAAGATATTAAACTTCTCTTATGAAATTATGAGGAACCGTATTTATTAACTTGATTTAAAGCTTAGGGTCCAGGCTTCAATCCTTTATATATTTGTTCTGAAAGATATACTGATCCTGCAGGTGAAACAGGGAGGATGTATGAAGCAAATGTTGATGATGTGGGGTACAGGTTGGTTGCTATTTATACTCCGGTCAGGGAGGATGGCATTGAGGGACAACCTGTTTCTGCATCAACTGAGCCAATTGCAGTCGGTAATTCTGACCTTCTGCTCTTTTTTCAACCAATAATATTCTGAGGTTTTCTATTGCATTTCTACATGGAAATGAATTCTTCTCATTCTGTTTGGCTGAGCATGGGCTCACCTGGTGTTAGATGGCTTTCTTATTTCCGTTCTTAGTAAATAGATGTTGATGTTGTCTGTCCCACAACAAAGCTCCAACTTGAGCTTTGAACAGTTGTACATACTGTTCTTCAACTTTTCATGTATTTTATGTCTATCCTTTTTCTTTATTTGGTGATTGTTTAAATTGCAGAGCATGATGTTTATAAAGAAGTAAAACAGAAGCTTGATATTGGATCTGTAAAGTTTGAGGTGAGATTATATTCCTTGTTTTAAGTGATTGGTATTTCTTTTCACCTTATAAGTTTTTTCTCTTCCTTAATCTACTCAGGTTGTGGTATTGATGCATCTTTCTATTTTTATTACTGAACAAGTTTTAGGAAGAAGAATGATTCTCTCTTATTACTTCTAATCTGAATACAGCCTTTTAAAgaatagcaggaaaaataaaaaaggaaataatctctagaaattagcctatccctaaaaattagtaatttgattatggctAATAGTACAAGGAAATTCCTAGCACTAATGTAGAAAATCTgcttaatttaaggaattccaacactccccctcaagctggAGTGTAGATGTGAATCAAACCCAGCTTGCCcataatttcttgaacatttttctTGAAATGCAACCCCTTACCAGGAGTCCCTTTTAAGTATCTCAATATCCTGTAGGCAGCTTCCAAATGTTTCTCCGTTGATATCTCCCCTGTCTACTTCTTCTCCATCCTTATCAGTTCCTAATTTAAGGTTGGGTTCCATAGGAGTCTTGTCTATGTTCTTTGGAGTTTCTACAGAGTCAACATTAGAAACAAAGGCATTGTAGGATTTAGACAAGTTTCCATAGGATACAAACCGAGAAATGGGATGTTGAGTGCAGCTCCTAGTGCCCTTTCTTACTGCAATTGGAAGATGGATGGAAGATGAAGGAGGTGAAACTTCTTCCTCAGGACAGTCCTCGGGTAAAGATGGCATAGGCACTGCTGTTTCGGTCTCAGGCAGCTGATGTCTCCGAGAGTATACATGAAGTCCCTGAGTTTTTCCTTGTTGTTTTTCAGAATGAGTGGGCTGTTTTTCTTCATTAGTACGATTAATCACCCTTGTTTCTTGTTGCTGAACAGTGGAGATAGGAAAAACAGGTTCCAAAACAGGAATAACAGTGGCTGTAGGATTTTCAGCAGGTTTTGTAGTTGTGGTAGGGCTGACAGGTTCCAAAACAGGAATAACAGTGGCTGTAGGATTTTCAGCAGGTTTTGTAGTGGTGGTAGGGCTGATAGAGTCTTGTGGTATAATGAGAAGATTGCTCAAGGTCTCATCTTCACTAAGTATCTCCCCTTGAAGATGAGAGGCTGAAAAATATGGCTCGTTTTTGAAGAAAGTAACATCAAGGGACAAATTTTCAGTAAGTCTCACTGTCCCCATTCCAGCCACCGGCGAGTAAGATCCATCAGCTATGCGAATCCGAGAGTGATCATGACAAGGTAAATAGGTGTGAAACAAACTTAGATTACCTGTCATGTGGTCGGATGCACCCGAGTCTAGTATCCAGGAAGTTGTGATAGGTTCGTGTGTAGTATTTAAAGCAGTACCTTGAATAGCTAGTGACCCACTGGCTGTAGGAGTCCCGAGTAGTTTATGAAGACCCTCAAGTTGAGTTTTGGTTAGCCTAACATTCTGAGCATCTTCTTCAGTAGTAGATATCATTGCTGCCTTGTTTTCTTTCTGTTTTTTTTCTTTAGGATAGCCATGGAGTTTGAAGCATTTCTCCTTGGTATGCCCAACCCCATTACAGTGGCTACACCATGCCTTTTTGAACCAAAATCAATTCCATCTTTGAACCTTTGAGATTGAGGGCCTCTTGAAATAAGAGCAGAGTTCTCGGAAGGATGATGACCAGCTAAAGCCAATGGTTTTAATTCTCTTGCGTCTCCCAACATAATAAGACGCCGTTTCTCTTCCTTCCTTCAGCAAATGCTTCTCCTATGGTTGGCAATGTGGTTCTGCCTAGTATTCGTCCTCGGACCTTATCAAGATCACGATTTAGTCCTGTTAGGAACTCATAGAGACGTTCTTTGTTAAGATGATCCATGAACTTGGTGTGTTCCAAGCCCTCGCCCCAATCAACTTCATAATACATGTGTAACTCCTGCCATAAGATCTTTAGGTGGTTGTAATATTGAGTGACTTCAAGTGTTCTTTGTCGAATATCTTTCAACTTTAATTTGATCTCGAATACTTGGGAAGTATTTCCAAGATCCGAGTAATTCTCCTTGATTGCATCCCACATTTCTTTGGCGCTTTGAAAAAGATACGTTCGCTTATATGACCTTCCATCGAATTTATAAGCCAAGCCATAACCATTGAGTTGTTAAGCTCCCAAGTTGTATAACCGAGTCTGTTGATGCTGGTCGAGGAATTTGTCCATTAATGTACCCAATTTTTCCTCGCCACGAAGAACCATAAGGATGATTGTGACCATTGCAGAAATTTTTCCATCTAATCGATGATTTGTGATTATAAGAGAAGAGTTAAGGTCACCTTGTGGGATTCCTTGACCGTGATTTTGAGTTATTTGTGAGATCTCGCTAGAGAAATTTTCGGTGTCACCCATGGGAGTAGGGTTTCTAATAGAGAAAAACAGAACAAGAGAAGAGAAGTAAGAGCAGGATCAAATGGATTCCTGATGCTCTGATACCATGAACAAGTTTTAGGAAGAAGAATGATTCTCTCTTATTACTTCTAATTTGAGTACAGCCTTTTAAAgaatagcaggaaaaataaaaaattaaataatctctagaaattatcctatccctaaaaattagtaatttgattatggctAATAGTACAAGGAAATTCCTAGCACTAATGTAGAAAATCTgcttaatttaaggaattccaaCAATTACTATTGAGTATGAAGATATAGGAACCTGATTTTCCTTTCACCCATTTGACTTAAAAAGTCACAAGCATAGTTAGGACGTTCCTTGCTATGAGTTTTGTGAAGATCCAACcagttactattattttatttttttcaaatagaTGTTATGTCAGTTTAGGAAGTTCCTTTTAAGTATTAAAACCAAATAAAGGAGCCAAATGACTAGTTTAGCATTGTTTTTGGAAAGTGTTTTTAAAAGCTGTGGTGGAAAAGTagttttgaaaagtttggtttaagATTTAAGTGTTTATCATTGTCAAAAAGTGCTTTTTAAATTAGAAATTTTGAGATATTATGTTGTCAAGTAAAAGAATATGTATTTAAATGATactcaaattagttaatattatgatatataaaatatatcaacttaaattgcaataaaaatataaaaataatttattataactcattattaatatattgatatatgaaatataaattttaaatattttcttaaacaattaatataaatttttgtaaagtttaatttgaatttgaatGTATAAGCAAATAAATTTCAAAGAGAAAAATTGTATACCCAACATAAATAGTATGAAAAAATTAGGGATGATAAATGAGCCTTAAAAGggtgattttaaataataaaaaaaatgtcgAGTTTAAAAGTGTTTTCTAAAAGTAATTGTCTTTAAAAATATTATCTGCATACTTATGGTTGTAGAAGTGCTTTTGATATCAAAAAGTGTTTTCAAAAGCAATGGTGGAGACATCCTAAGtagaaatatatttgagtctTAATCCtaggaaaaaaaattataagaCTGTGTAACTTGATACTTTGACAGATGAAGTGGCCAAGTTTGTTTATACTTTTTTGATTTCTGAGACTTACTGCTTCAATCTCTGGAGCAGGTATTATGTGACAAGGATCGTAACCCAAAGAAGGTTCTTATTTCATATCCTCCCTTCCGTTCTTTATATGGTTATTCTATTTCAGAAAGAAAAACATAATTATCTACATTTATCATTATTAATGTTGCAGGTCCCAGGAGAAGGGTGCCTTGAGAGAAGAATCCTGGAAATTAATAGAAAACGAGTTAAGGTTGTAAAGCCGGGTTCAAAGACTTCTTTTCCTGCTACCGAAATACGTGGAACCTTTGCTCCTCCTTTTCATGTAAGTTTGTTTCTTGACAGAGCTAATTTCATGTCGTTAGACAATGCAATCCACATTGTTGTCTTCTAGTTGGTGCATTAGATTATAGGTCAAATGAATTGATAATTCTTTTCAAGGACCTTTTCTCTCatattaagaaaatattttagtgATGAATGACTAGATTGCTCATCAAGACTCGattctttatttttgtttaaatctAAAGGATCCAAGTTGTGGCAGGTGGAGGTTTTCCGTAATGACCAACGCCGACTTAGGATTGTGGTGGACAGCGAGAACGAAGTAGACCTCATGGTGCATTCGCGATACATCAGGGATGTTATTGTTCTTGTGATCCGTGGTCTTGCTCAGCGGTTCAATAGTACATCTCTTAATTCTCTCCTTAAGATAGAGACATAAAATTTGGTTAGAAAATATAAACGCATCAAAAGGCAATCAATTGTAACTTTCCTTTTTTTAGGTCTGTGTGCTTTCTCACCCAAAGGTCTTTTTGTTGGTGCCATTGCCATCTTCGTTGTTTTAGCTTGTaagcaatttatatatatatattatccagTGTTGGGTTTTCAAAGCATTAGGGGAGCTGCAGGTGTTTCGCTTGTGCGTAATTCATTATTTAAATGACGATATTCTACTCTATTCGCAAGAATTTCCTTAGTCTTATTTGATCATCTTTCCTTCCGCCTTTTTTATCTTTTTGTAGAGAAAACCAGCCTGGACGTTTGGCCTTGCCTCCTGAAATGCTTGAGTTGGTaatcttaaaaattttaatattaattttacaaattaatttgCACAAGCCGAATTAAAAAACATAATTTTGCATTAATATAATTAAACCTTGAAGTTACAAATAACGAAAATAAATAAGAgcaatatataataataatctaCTCCAGAAAAGATTCAATGGTGGAGTTGTGATGCTCCTCCATCCTCAAGGCATGTAGCAGTAGCTGCTGAAGTTGTATCAGTAGTCTCCTTAGCTGCATCATATGAAGCATGTAGTGCAATGAAAACATAATAGACCAGCAATAGCAATGTCCAGATTCCAAATCGCACATATGATGCCCCATCAACTGAAGCCATGATAAAAACGTTAGTGGCAAAAGAAGCTGATGGTAGCCAAGGCACTAATGGCACTCCCCACAACTTAGGTTTCTTTGCTTCCTTCACCATCAGATTTAGCCCAAGTGTAGCTATGAACCAAATGGGGACAGTCACTGCATATCCGATCCATCCATTTTTCCCAATCGCCCAATATACAGCAGTAGCAATTGAGGATCCTACCATCAACATCAAGAACAGGATCAGCTTGTTTCTGTTGGAGCTTGTTGTCTCACCTCCCACATAGTAACGTCTAACCAAAAGCGCCAATGCAACCAGTGAGAAAATCAACAGTGTTGTCAAGGAAAGAAGGTTTGCCAGCACGTCAAGACTTGTGAAGAATCCTACGATGGAGTTTAGGAGGGTCATGACGACTGTGGCGTTAACTGGTGTTCTTGTTTTCTCGTTAATGGTTGCAAGGAAGGGTGGTGCCAAATGAGTGCGCCCTATGTGAGTGAAATACCGAGCTTGTCCAAGTATGTTGGCTAGCAAGACCGTGGTCATGCCCTTCAATGCACCTAAAGCAACAATATATTTAGCCCATTTCAGGCCTATGGCTTGGAATGCCAAAGTAAATGGCGCATTCACATCAATTTGGTAGTAGGGTTGGATCAAAATCAATGTTGCTGAGAGAAGGCAATACAGTAGTATTATAATCAACATCGAGCCTATTAAGCCGATTGGGATATCTCGACCCGGGTTCTTAACCTCTTCTCCAAGGGTTGCCACTCCATCAAATCCCACATAAGCAAAGAAGAGAATAGATGAAGCTTTCAGAATACCACGGATGCCATTAGGGGCAAAGTTGGAAAAATGTTGGGGGTTAGCTTTGGTCAAACCAACAATGAGAATGAAAAGCAAAACTAGTAGATGGACAATGGTGGCAATGGAATTGAACCTTGAGGACCCTTTGGTGCTCATACATGCGGCAATGCAGATGAGCAGTGAGACAACTGCTGCAATAGGGTCTAAATGGCTGTAGTCTTCGGGAAAGGATGAAGCATGGAAGCGGAAACTATTggggtcatggttgaacaaagtAGCGAGATAGGAAGTCCAGGACCTTGCCACACTAGCACCAGCAACCACGTACTCAAACAGAATGTTCCCAGCAGCAATATAAGCAACGAAATCACCCAGCTCTACTCTAAGATATGTAAATGAGCCTCCCGCAACCGGTAGTTCCACACAGAATTCAGTGTAGCACAAAACCGAAAGCAGCGCAGTCATACCTGAAATAAGATACGAAACCACGACTGCTGGCCCAGAATGATTTCTAGCGGCTTCCCCAGTGAGGACAAATATTCCTGAACCCATCACAGCTCCAATCCCAAACCAAATTATGTCCCACCAATTCAACCTTTTCTTCATTTCATGCTGGCTACGACCACGTATTTCATGTAGTTCCATATGGTCCGCGGAACGTGCCAGCAGCCGGTCTCTAAGCCTAGATTTAGTGTTACACAATGCATTCAAATAGCTTCTACAACTCTGAAATGACTCTTCTGGCAAGAAATCTTGCTTGCTGCAACCGCATCCCCTCTTCTTACCCCCATTCTCATTCTCACCACCTTCCATCGCTATCCGTTCTGAAATACTAACATGTAAAATGTTTGAGGAATTAAAATGACAAATCATCAAATATCAGTTTCACAGTCGTTGTTATAAGAATGTGCGAGGCTCAACAGACCTTACAAATCCAGGTTGGCTCACCCTAGACCTAGAGGAAGAAAGTCAAGAAATTATTCGATAACTATGACAATGTATTctccataaaaaaaaaagagagatttTATCTGTTAGGATTTTCTCTCCATCCAAATCCGAGCGCAATTGGGACAGTTGGATAGAATTGAAACCTTCTTCTTGGCTTTTCTATTTAGGGGTAATTTTTTTCAATGAAATTTGAGTTTTTCTCTACAGATCTCATCACTCAATGATGTAAAAATCTACCAAACAACTTCTCCACTATGATTATAAGTTCAATGGCTATAACCAAGAAAGATcacgaagaagaagaaaaaaggaaaTGGAAAGCAGATTGCCTGCATGCACTTAAACATTACGGATTTCATGGGAGATCTCCTTTTGGATTTTATTCTTTGTTGTCATTTCGTGCGTGCTTGAGACTGAGATAATACAgaataaaaaaagagaaaagaaaagaaaccatACCTTGAAAAGCTTGAAAGCTAAGCAGAGACTGTTAAATCTACAACTGCACTAcaggttaaaataataaaaatggtgaaGGCTATTTATGATAGACAGAGAGAGCTCTTTCCACGTGACAATTTCCCATATATGCTTTATATTTTCGATC from Gossypium arboreum isolate Shixiya-1 chromosome 1, ASM2569848v2, whole genome shotgun sequence harbors:
- the LOC108482705 gene encoding cationic amino acid transporter 1-like, whose translation is MEGGENENGGKKRGCGCSKQDFLPEESFQSCRSYLNALCNTKSRLRDRLLARSADHMELHEIRGRSQHEMKKRLNWWDIIWFGIGAVMGSGIFVLTGEAARNHSGPAVVVSYLISGMTALLSVLCYTEFCVELPVAGGSFTYLRVELGDFVAYIAAGNILFEYVVAGASVARSWTSYLATLFNHDPNSFRFHASSFPEDYSHLDPIAAVVSLLICIAACMSTKGSSRFNSIATIVHLLVLLFILIVGLTKANPQHFSNFAPNGIRGILKASSILFFAYVGFDGVATLGEEVKNPGRDIPIGLIGSMLIIILLYCLLSATLILIQPYYQIDVNAPFTLAFQAIGLKWAKYIVALGALKGMTTVLLANILGQARYFTHIGRTHLAPPFLATINEKTRTPVNATVVMTLLNSIVGFFTSLDVLANLLSLTTLLIFSLVALALLVRRYYVGGETTSSNRNKLILFLMLMVGSSIATAVYWAIGKNGWIGYAVTVPIWFIATLGLNLMVKEAKKPKLWGVPLVPWLPSASFATNVFIMASVDGASYVRFGIWTLLLLVYYVFIALHASYDAAKETTDTTSAATATCLEDGGASQLHH